From Dermacentor albipictus isolate Rhodes 1998 colony chromosome 8, USDA_Dalb.pri_finalv2, whole genome shotgun sequence:
TGCAGTAGTAGGCGTCCGAGACGCCGGGGCCTCCACAGATGACGCAGCGACCCTGGTATGAGCCGTAGTTGCATTCGTCACATATTCGGACCAGGGTGCAGGGCCGCACGTACGAGTCGCAGATGACGCATTTGCCGTCACCTGCCGACCAAGAAAGCAGAGCACGATCAGACACTGCTTCCTGACGTGTGGTGCAGCGTACAATGTGATTTGACTGTTTGCGGAACTAGGACGGCTATCAGCAAAATGATGAACATGTCCACATGGTGATACTAATCTTAGGTCTGCTCAAAAGGCGAACACAAGCACAACTCTCCTGTGTTATTGTTCGAGTCTGCCCTTTTGCTATGAACATTGCAGATCCCGAGTTTAGACTGACAAGTAGCGCTTCTTCGGCACGGTTCAGTCTAGCCCGGTCAAAACTCAGGTGAACAGTTTTAAAAGATATGTTTATTTCAATGTGCTGCTATCCTGAGTCCAATTAACACCATTTGAATCAACAGAAGCTGTTTACGTGCACAAGAGCCAACTAATGTATGCTGCTAGCAAAAAATAAGCTACGCAAAATGACACTGCTTGCTGTGAATGGCTAGGCAGTGTTGTGTAGTTTTCTACCGTGAAGCTGTTTGCCTCTAGTTGGTTGGGAGTTTTCGTGCCCGCGTGTGCGGTTTTGCCCACACAAAAACAAACGGCAGCTGTAACGTTTTGTTTTGAGTTTCTGCatagcagaattatgtttttcGTATATTCGAATCACAATCCGATGCTAACATGTCTACAGGTTGTGCGTAAGTTGTATTTTACCTATTTTTCGGACGCAttttacttttaaacattcatttatttcaataatgcgcttgcgcttggcggagggctTCGAAGATTGAGTACACATGCATCGCTTACGGACACCGTGTATgcgtgacgtacgtcgcttgtggtagTGGTGTACAACGTCGGTAACAGCTTTGCTATACAttcactttcacagggtggaatgaaggcggatttccccccccccccttgaagtTATTCTTGCCTAATCCAATTAGAATTAAACTTTAGTACCAGTCAGAGATAGCTATAAACGACATATGATCGCGCGCTGAGTGAcaatgtacagtcgcgatcaatttgaaggtgatcgctcgagcggcgaccgaaactaggagcagcgccacgttacgtcatcaccgtcagTCAACAGAGAAACATCAGAtagcttccctctctctcttttgctgttcGCTGAGCAGCTGTCACTTCCATCTGGCAACTCGCAGCTTTTCGTCACCCTTCACGagataacctgcgaattcatttcgacTGCCTtgaaatgtttattctctctctctcagctatTGCGCAGAGGCGTTATTGTTAGCCAATGTATGCATAAGGCAGGGGCGCACACACATCATTAGCGTGAAAGGgtaacaaacacaaaaatgtggcgaCTTAGTCTTGGGGGTGACGGTTGCAGCCTTGACGAGCGTAAAAGGGGAAGGTagcgcaatttttatcttcgcagttccgaaatcggccgctatgctgtttggaaggcccgccggtcgcagctcgagcgatcaccttcaaatttaTCGCGACTGTACATAACCCGGAGCGTGAAAACATGAACACGAGATGATCAGACCGGTGGTCATTGTGTCCTGCTGGTCCTTCACTTAACTATACGCGTTTTTTGCTCTATGCAGCTGAATTAGATCGACATAATCTAGCTGATTATCCATTATATTCACCATACATTTACAGTGGTACTGCTGCGCAAGTTACAACCTCGCCACAGCGATGTTATGTCCAGCTTTCAGTGCAAGTGTCGTAAAACCATGTAGTACATTCCATAAATGCATGTGTTACCAAGGAGCTTGCACAATATCTGCCCTTTACGCGTCCTATCATCTCCTTTTATGTTTTTTTCCTTATCGCTTTAACTAAAAATTGCTCTTCGGGATGTCAAACGTTGATGGATCGTACTCACATTTCTCGCAGAGGCGTCCGATGGCTGCAAAGACAAGATCAGAAGAAAGAGATGTTAAAGCAGTATCACTGCGCAGTTGATGAAAAAGCTTTCTCAATATTTCGCCGTCCTATTGACATTTTCAGATGAATAATAAACATCGTACTTACCGACGCCGGCCTGTTTTCGGCAGAAAATCAAATCTGGATGATGCTTCGCCATGATGTATAAACTTTGGCTGACTTGATTTGGATGCGACTACGCCCGACTTGAAACTGACTTTGCGCTAGTGCGACTGCCTGCCACTTGAGCTGAGAAACTGGTTCTGGCCATTCTCTTCTTTCCTCCTCTCCACTAGAATCAGCTGCGAGCGCCAGGTACGGCGTCTACTCCAAACTTCAACCACGTTTtcctgcctccgagattttagcggcgttTGTTGCGATCCCGGAGGCCAGTTTCTCGTCAACCCATTGGTCGAGTGcgcgccagcctagtaatcgtcactTCTTCCGCAACAGAAAGTAGTGTCGGCAGCGAGCGCCGTCTTTccgcgactaccctgaactacaGGAACCTCCACTGCAATGGAAAAACCAGCGACGCGGCAGGCATTggagtaaaggaggcattgtacTCAAAAAGCAATatgcaaatatttttcttttgaaaaGTGCATTTGCACATTGTTACACTGTAGCGAAACGCTGCTTTGTAGCGCTACGAAGCAACAGCTTTGTGGTGCTTCTGAGCTAAGCGTTGCTTCAGAGATTGCAGAACGTTGGTAGGCGGTTACAGACCAGCTTCGCTTGCTTCCTCAGAAGCGGAGCAGCATTTTCACGAGCTGAAATCAGTTGCAAATGCAGTACTTGTTCTAGCACATAAAATTTTCAACATCAAATTTGCCTTTGGGTGTGAGCACcatgcatagagtttctaaataaataccctagagggaaatgtggcgctagtgtctacgggggttctcatgagcgttgcctcaacctacatgggaatgatgggaagtacaggcttcggattgacttcggtctttaaactagtggcgtttgcttctggcgcagtaaacaaagcgtATACTCAAacattatcgcgtaaaatctaattctatttctgcagtatgttatgtaatgtacaacacgctacataaactttgtatgactttgagacggaagcatggtttactatggtttgtcaccaggacacaccagggtatgcatacttgtgcgattctgttcccaatttaacgccaaaaaataattatttattcattttttcaaGAGTAAAACACCCGTACATGTACTTATATAAGAATACacatcaagtatttctggaaataaaaatgttgtattgtgacaaagcgttgcgcccgtgagcggaatgctacaagtgtcgtctgctacgacgcctgctcgctgcaaacgcgagacttttctcgcagacgacagacacttgcgaactctctcgctctttcgaaaggttgcgtcagCTGTCACGactgctgaacgtcttcaagtacttttaagcacatctgctgcagtgctagctaggacgctagtggcctcctacgagtatgcttcatcatattttatattggcgtaccgcttccgaagcgttacagcgtggctttgcgggtacctattgtgcgacactagactacagctaggaagcagctatctttcctaccacaagtaagtttgtgttctcaacgTCCTAAagcacgcatttcaatgagcacataaacgagcacataatgaagccctcaagaaaacttgattgtcaagccactagaggtacaactgtatatgtcttgtatcagtagtgccttctttgtcctattctgaagtttcataaagcacgtaacgctacagtgccaacctaagacacttaacaaaccaaggtccaaacgctcaaaacatgttctttcaacgtttacgatgccgccgctttctcctcacggcttcgacgccacaccgcgacacaagcatcgtcccagtcgctggcccagcgcgctattgccactccgagcaacataacaaaggcagagagctttacGTTGCACTGTCCCaatgcaggttatagcaattgcgcttggagcgaaaccaaaactgccaaaaaaatacttgtagactagctCGCCAgccaatagaatgccaatccgaagcctgtacttctcatcattcccatgatggttgaacgatcgcagcgccagatttgcctctaggtatactaatatgaaactctatggcaccATGTAATGATTtttactaactaactaactaacgttTAGTACTAACTTTTAGCGAACGCTAAAAAGTCAGATGACGCCATACGTGAAGCAGTCTTCTGAAAAGCCAAGACGTGCCACAATAAGTTTCCTTAGAGTGTACTGGATTGAGTGGAACAAGTGCCTGAGGCGGTGCATGATTTGTAGTGAGGCGCccgacgacgaaaaatactttGGTGGCGCTGCGATCGAAATAAATTGGGCTGTGTCAGGGTTACGCCGTTGTAAACTGCTGGCGATACTTCTAGGAAGGGTCATTCGTACTACTTCGCGCTCTGGTATATGCTTTCAAACCGCTCAAACGATTTTTGTTATTGCACATGACACATATTTATGCCTCATAAATATAATACCATTCTTTCTCTTcttcatttaattttattttatgccactcggtgattgcgcgtgcattgcggccACAGTGTCGGCTCTCATTCTAATATGTTGTTGTACGGTCCTTTTtggaaaacaaatatttttcttgttcttcaagcagcatgtatctctcgtctgtatatttgcgcatatagttttccatcagtaGCTTGCTGCTAACAAAACAAACATATCTGCCTCACCCAGCaccctgtactcagatttacgggaGGTATTCTTATTGAAAAAGGAAACTGCAGTGaaacattccattcatgtttccgtcttaCTCGCGCGACAGAATGCGAAGTAATGGGTACGGGTTCTTTTATTGCAGTCGGACCTCGGGCGCagaaaacagttttaggtagccATTATGCATGCCTATCCTTCACCCGTAAGCCGTGTGAAATTTTTTGTCTAGTCCACGCttaacaaaaaacgaaaaaagaatcGACGCGGTAGTTTAGGGGCTacatagtggatatggcgttacgctgctaaactcgagctcacgggttcaaaccaGGTCGCGGAATCCGATGGGAGCGAAAcggaaaaacactcgtgtacttttgtttaggtgcacgttaaagaacctcaggtggtaacTGAAAAGGGTGTCTCAATCATATCGCCAGGTGTAAAACGCCTAAATTTGTTTAATTTAAAAACGTGGCAACCATGCCACTTTGTGAAGAtaaatggcagcgaaagctgacgaccgtcaaagctctcaaacgaaaagcaaagtggtctcgctgccattccatcctcaaagagtggaatggttgtcattttttgcgttgcaagtctggcgtcgttgctcgttcggaggtgcccgtgCTCGTGATGGTCGTTTTCGTTCAACATCGCGAGAACGTTCTTCGTCgatggtcgtttcgcgccggcgccgtttacattctcgttgctgttccctccggcgctcctcgtacgcatgttgttcttcgggtgtacgaactatacgtgtccgccccatcgataacgcagctgtttttagcgccgatacctatCTTGCTTAAGTGCTACGATAACCTTGACGTGACGCTATTGTTCACGACTAGCGTTCTAATTTGTTCCACATTTTGACATTTGCGTAAAGAAAATAAATTATTCTTGAtgtctgatttctgagaaaaacatgttacgcttatcttatatttcatacataaatgtaatgccgttcccACCTGTTtgtccgctcaactaagcagtTTCTGCATTATAAACGTCAACTGTCATTTATCCGGTGCACTATCGGAATAACGCAGTGGCGTAGCGAGAAATTTATTTCGGGGGGGGGTGGGTGAAAGTTCCGCCGACAACTAccattccttctctctctctctctctacacacacacacacacacacacacacacacatatacatatatatatatatatatatatatatatatatatatatatatatatatatatatatatatatatatatatatatttatatatatacgtgtgtgtgtgtgtgtgcgtggaggTTGTACACCACGCACAAACTCCTGGCATTCCTTGGACAACAATGCTTTAACAACGAGGGCGCACGTTTTGCAGCCATTTCTCATcgaaattatgctatcatccttatgCGATTTTTAAAAATCATGCTATTAATATACCTTACATTTTGTTTACGAATTGATGCATTTATATAATGTGTGTCGATGACGTAGCGGTACGTGACTTGGAATTAAACGAACAGCGCTAAAAGCGGAGCCATGCAGAAACGATAGAGTGCACTACCGTGTGTCTTCCCATTTGCAGGCtcgacttgttgcagcccaagtaacattGTATATCAGCGTTGTTTTCCAGTTAGACATTCTAGTGAGTGGTACGGCAACGGCTATGTACGGGAGAGGAAGGGCACTATTTTTCAGGTTTCCTATCACTCAATCGCAGTTTCGGCGTTGTGGGCATGCTATGTATTATTCTAGTTTTAGAAACAAGGGAACGAAGCTTTGCGTTATAGAGCTTCGATCGACAGTATCATATGACGCAAGCTTCACTCACTTTTGATGACCTGCTGTCCGAtttgtttgaagagatgtttggaagtaacttgcgatCATGGTATTGTAGTCATCACACGACGCATATTGTTATTTGATCATACTCGGGCACTGCTGAGGCAGACAGTCGGAAGCAGGACTGCTTCCTGTTTAGGAGCCGTTGTGAAAATTGCGGCATCCGTTCGCAGTAAAATAAGGGCCAGCATCACCGAGAGATTTGAAAGCGTCGTGTCGCCTGACACCCGTTTATTCTGAAGATTGCCGAGACGTTTAGTTAGGATAACCTCTCCGCGGTAAGCAGCACGTGTTACCACGTGGTAGGTGAGCCTCAGCTAGGCGACGGCCGTCTGGTGTTGATTGATCGGGCAGTGAGGAGACGCGCTCCCTATGTCCATAATTATCCGCCAACTTCGTTCTTGACGCCTTTTATACGCGTCGCATCCCTCCTTGTATGCATCACTTCACTCCCCTTAACATTCTTTTCCGTTACTCACTGTCCCACTCTTCAAGATTCACCGGTTTGTTGAACGGCATTTCTGTTTCTGTGTGCACATCGAGGCCATTCTCCTACCCGGTGACGGCGAGCAGGCTGGCgcgcaggcagacagaaagggaCATGATCGAGACACGCCGCGCGTAGACAGAAAATTGACAACACGCGCGAACGACAAAACAGAAATGAACGCATGTGGCAATATATgcaaggagcgtggcagagaagaaaTAAGACGccagaaactcgtttggacctttgcagcgcgtcgaatgtgcacaacgCCCTCttgagctccctgggcgtcgatcgccacattagcctcttgacagctttaattatccgtgaccGCCCGCAAGACctctgcagaaattgcagcgcttacctttctaacTAAACCGAAGTCCAGAGGAAAGCTAGATAGAATTATGGTGGCTACCATAacagaatggtagagaggagggggaAAGGAGGCAGAGAATTGGTAGAACCGACGCAGCTGCGAAACGAGTGAGTAACAAACAAGCTttccactcttcgctcgcagttcccctACAAGGTAGGGGGGAGGGAAAagatgacgtgagaaggcaaggaaaggcGGCTGCGGGAAAACTGGATGAATTTAAGTTTTAGGTACGTTGACATGACAACCCACTCCTACCCCTTCAGACAGCCACTAGCCCTCGCCTTGCTTTCAGattcaagctttccctttcatccacGTCGCTATTTCGGAGCCCACCTCCTGACACTTCCTCTTCCGTGGGAAAGGGcttgcggggaggggggggggtgttcgaCACTCCCTCGTTGGCTACGCCAATGTAAGGACAATAATGAAACaattaaaggaacggcatgcctcacatacacgtagagatatttgtagaCCTGCTGTGTTAGTTGAAGAAGATAAGTGGGGTACCTCATTAGGGCACTCATATTTAGTGGCCTGCAAACATGATgagactgtaaaaaaaaaaattgttttttccttgcctgaatcaagttagcagatttacaggctgccccgAAACGTGGCGTTTATATTAAATGACCAGCTAGGAACTTCTCCACTAGAACCGATACGCACCCGTGTTTTAATTACCTCAGGAACTGATGCGCCTCTGCGCAACGGCCACGACTTTTCAGCAGCACAACCACTTGGAATAAGTCCTCAC
This genomic window contains:
- the Phf5a gene encoding PHD finger-like domain-containing protein 5A: MAKHHPDLIFCRKQAGVAIGRLCEKCDGKCVICDSYVRPCTLVRICDECNYGSYQGRCVICGGPGVSDAYYCKECTIQEKDRDGCPKIVNLGSSKTDLFYERKKYGFKKR